In uncultured Ilyobacter sp., a genomic segment contains:
- a CDS encoding 5-oxoprolinase subunit PxpA, whose product MFQVDLNSDLGESFGNYKIGMDEEILQYVSSANIACGWHGGDAMVMDKTVEMAKKYSIGIGAHPGFFDLMGFGRRNIDASPEEIKNYVKYQLGALMAFARSHGEKVQHVKVHGAMYNMAAKNEKYADSIAQAIYEVDKNIILLGLAGSEMIKSGKKLGLKTANEVFADRTYNSDGTLVPRGIEGAVIHDAELAISRVIKMIKTGKITSITGDEISIKADSVCVHGDNPKALDFVKKIRKELEKENITVTSISNFIK is encoded by the coding sequence ATGTTTCAAGTCGACCTCAATAGTGATCTTGGAGAAAGTTTTGGAAATTATAAAATAGGAATGGATGAAGAAATATTGCAGTATGTCTCTTCTGCAAACATCGCCTGTGGATGGCACGGAGGCGATGCTATGGTTATGGATAAAACTGTGGAAATGGCTAAGAAGTACAGTATCGGCATCGGTGCTCATCCTGGATTTTTTGATCTAATGGGATTTGGAAGAAGAAACATCGATGCATCTCCCGAAGAGATAAAAAATTATGTAAAGTACCAGTTGGGGGCACTTATGGCATTTGCCCGGTCTCACGGGGAAAAGGTTCAGCATGTGAAGGTTCACGGGGCTATGTATAACATGGCAGCAAAAAATGAAAAATATGCAGATTCCATAGCTCAAGCCATATACGAAGTGGATAAAAATATCATCCTTTTAGGACTGGCAGGCAGTGAAATGATAAAATCAGGAAAAAAATTAGGCCTAAAAACTGCCAATGAAGTTTTTGCTGACAGAACTTATAACAGTGACGGAACACTTGTTCCAAGAGGTATAGAGGGGGCAGTTATACACGATGCGGAGCTTGCTATCTCTAGGGTAATCAAGATGATAAAAACTGGAAAAATAACTTCCATAACGGGAGATGAGATATCAATAAAGGCTGACTCAGTATGTGTCCACGGAGACAACCCAAAAGCCCTGGATTTTGTAAAAAAAATTCGAAAAGAGTTGGAAAAAGAGAATATTACAGTAACTTCCATTTCAAATTTCATAAAATAA
- a CDS encoding biotin-dependent carboxyltransferase family protein: MKKFEILNPGPFTLIQDSGRYGYQKSGVPVSGAMDSFSHKISNILLGNKEDEAVLEFTMLGPKIKFASNCTIAITGGDSSPKLNGNPVSLWETIRVNPQDELSFGIMNKGCRGYISFAGGIDVPEVMGSKSTYIKGKIGGLEGGPLKAGDILKLKNPKSFPTEKKLPQKYRPLYSNHYELRVILGPQDDYFTSAGMDTFLSGKYTVTNECDRMGIRLEGEKIEHISGGDILSDGIVPGSIQVPGQGKPIIMMADCQTTGGYTKIATVISSDLKNLAQARPGDILTFKKVTVDHGQKILKENMELIKKIKSEMSLKTNDSGKTFRVTVNSKIYNIEVFEV; encoded by the coding sequence ATGAAGAAATTTGAAATTTTGAACCCTGGACCCTTTACCCTTATTCAAGATTCTGGTAGGTATGGATATCAAAAATCTGGTGTTCCTGTTTCAGGTGCCATGGACAGTTTTTCACACAAGATTTCCAATATACTCTTAGGAAATAAGGAAGATGAAGCTGTCCTTGAATTCACCATGCTAGGACCAAAAATCAAGTTCGCCTCCAACTGCACAATAGCTATAACAGGGGGAGACTCTTCTCCAAAGTTAAATGGAAATCCTGTTTCTCTCTGGGAAACTATAAGAGTAAATCCCCAGGATGAACTGTCTTTTGGAATAATGAATAAGGGATGCCGTGGATATATCTCATTTGCAGGTGGGATCGACGTACCAGAAGTTATGGGAAGTAAATCCACTTATATAAAGGGAAAAATCGGGGGCCTTGAAGGAGGACCTCTAAAAGCTGGGGATATCTTAAAATTAAAAAACCCAAAGTCTTTCCCGACAGAAAAAAAACTACCACAAAAATACAGACCCCTATACTCCAATCATTATGAACTTCGTGTAATATTGGGTCCCCAAGATGATTATTTCACCTCTGCAGGTATGGATACTTTCCTATCAGGTAAGTACACCGTCACCAATGAATGTGACAGAATGGGAATAAGATTAGAGGGAGAAAAAATAGAGCATATCTCTGGAGGTGATATCCTGTCAGACGGGATTGTTCCTGGTTCTATTCAGGTTCCCGGACAGGGAAAGCCAATCATTATGATGGCTGACTGCCAGACGACAGGGGGATATACAAAAATAGCCACCGTTATAAGCTCAGACCTAAAAAATCTAGCTCAGGCAAGACCAGGAGACATCTTAACTTTTAAAAAAGTCACTGTTGACCACGGACAAAAAATATTAAAAGAAAATATGGAACTTATAAAAAAAATTAAAAGTGAAATGTCTTTAAAAACTAATGATTCTGGAAAAACTTTTAGAGTTACTGTAAATTCCAAAATCTACAACATTGAAGTTTTTGAGGTGTAA
- the pxpB gene encoding 5-oxoprolinase subunit PxpB, translated as MIKIYKKTRYLNSGEKALVIEFGNKISEEVNSKVRSMTIAIEKEGIEGIIEVTPTYRSITVHYDPMKITYTYLLEQFQSLENNIGKIDIPLPEIIEIPTFYGGSLGPDIANVAQHNSISIDEVISIHSSKEYLIYMLGFTPGFPYLGGMDEKISTPRLGTPRTKIKKGSVGIAGSQTGIYPTESPGGWQIIGKTPLELYNAFNDSPILLDSGNYIKFVPIDWDEYEKIEKAVKENRYQIKKYPKKGGVI; from the coding sequence GTGATTAAAATTTATAAAAAAACTAGATATCTCAATTCAGGGGAAAAAGCCCTTGTAATAGAATTTGGAAATAAAATCTCTGAAGAGGTGAATTCTAAGGTCAGATCTATGACTATTGCCATAGAAAAAGAGGGTATAGAGGGGATCATCGAGGTCACCCCCACCTACCGGTCCATAACTGTTCACTATGATCCCATGAAAATAACATATACCTATTTACTAGAGCAGTTTCAATCTTTAGAAAATAACATTGGGAAAATAGATATTCCCCTTCCAGAAATTATAGAGATCCCGACTTTTTATGGTGGCAGTTTAGGACCAGATATCGCCAACGTGGCCCAACACAACTCTATTTCAATTGATGAGGTAATAAGCATCCACTCTTCAAAAGAATATTTAATCTATATGCTGGGATTTACACCTGGATTTCCATATCTTGGGGGGATGGATGAAAAAATATCCACTCCGAGACTTGGAACACCGAGAACAAAAATTAAAAAAGGATCTGTTGGAATCGCAGGAAGCCAGACAGGAATCTATCCTACAGAAAGTCCTGGAGGATGGCAAATTATTGGAAAAACCCCTTTGGAATTGTATAATGCCTTTAATGATTCCCCTATACTTTTAGACTCAGGAAACTATATTAAATTTGTCCCTATTGACTGGGATGAATATGAAAAAATTGAAAAAGCCGTCAAAGAAAATAGATATCAGATAAAAAAATATCCAAAAAAAGGAGGGGTCATATGA